One genomic segment of Stigmatopora argus isolate UIUO_Sarg chromosome 1, RoL_Sarg_1.0, whole genome shotgun sequence includes these proteins:
- the LOC144080328 gene encoding sodium- and chloride-dependent creatine transporter 1, with the protein MSSELGESSRGELGLPHLEAGDMSEGEGGEPAHPLVDAPGAGSGCGLGGGAGPPQIQDGAVTGAGNGNEGAVALPTVERETWTRQMDFIMSCVGFAVGLGNVWRFPYLCYKNGGGVFLIPYLLIVFFGGIPVFFLEIALGQFMKQGGLAAWNIAPLFKGLGLASMVIVFFCNTYYIMILVWGLYFLYHSFNDPLPWATCGHPWNTPNCTEDFSRTCHNYSAVQTTKLITSVPSLNVSTTVLLRNNSCVETEGMRSPVIEFWERKVLRLSGGLDEPGDISYEMVLCLLATWVIVYFCMWKGVKSTGKIVYFTALFPYVVMVVLLAHGFTLPGAIDGIIYYLKPDWSKLGEAQVWIDAGTQIFFSYAIGLGALTALGSYNRFNNNCYQDAFVLALINSGTSFFAGFVVFSVLGFMAAEQGVDISKVAESGPGLAFIAYPKAVTLMPVAPLWAALFFFMLLVLGLDSQFVGVEGLITGIMDMLPPKSALGSLRREVVAAICCVICFIIDLSFVTEGGMYVFQLFDYYSASGITLLWQAFWECVVIAWVYGADRFMDDVARMIGYHPLPYMKWCWSYITPLLCMGVFFFHVVNYKPLTYNNVYTYPLWGELFGWVLALSSMLCIPLTVVYKLLRCKGPMRERWQHLTTPVWGRHHLEYLAPESEAKLLPLVGCKNDHLFESAV; encoded by the exons ATGTCATCAGAGTTGGGAGAAAGTAGTCGAG GTGAATTAGGCCTCCCTCACTTGGAGGCGGGGGACATGTCTGAAGGGGAGGGTGGGGAACCAGCTCACCCCCTGGTGGATGCGCCTGGAGCGGGCTCAGGGTGCGGCCTGGGTGGTGGAGCAGGTCCACCACAGATCCAAGATGGAGCTGTTACTGGGGCTGGGAATGGAAATGAGGGGGCAGTTGCACTACCGACTGTGGAGAGAGAAACCTGGACCAGACAGATGGATTTCATCATGTCCTGCGTGGGATTTGCAGTAGGCTTGGGCAACGTGTGGCGCTTCCCTTACCTTTGCTACAAGAATGGAGGAG GTGTGTTCCTCATCCCTTATCTGCTAATAGTGTTCTTTGGAGGCATCCCTGTCTTCTTCCTGGAAATCGCTTTGGGTCAGTTCATGAAGCAGGGAGGCCTTGCGGCCTGGAACATTGCACCTCTTTTCAAAG GTTTGGGTTTGGCCTCAATGGTGATTGTGTTCTTCTGCAACACCTATTACATCATGATTCTGGTGTGGGGTCTCTACTTTCTCTACCACTCTTTCAACGACCCACTTCCGTGGGCTACCTGTGGACACCCTTGGAACACCCCCAACTGTACAGAGGACTTTAGCCGCACCTGCCACAACTACAGTGCTGTTCAAACGACCAAGCTCATCACCTCTGTGCCGTCATTGAACGTGTCCACGACCGTGCTACTCCGTAACAACAGTTGCGTGGAAACAGAAGGCATGCGCTCACCAGTCATCGAGTTCTGGGA ACGCAAAGTGCTCCGTCTGTCAGGGGGCCTTGATGAACCTGGTGACATCAGCTATGAGATGGTCCTCTGTCTACTCGCCACCTGGGTCATTGTTTACTTCTGCATGTGGAAAGGAGTTAAATCTACCGGCAAA ATTGTATACTTCACTGCTTTGTTCCCTTATGTGGTTATGGTTGTGCTACTAGCCCATGGTTTCACCCTACCTGGAGCAATAGATGGGATTATATACTACCTGAAACCAGATTGGTCCAAACTGGGAGAAGCACAG GTGTGGATTGATGCTGGTACCCAGATTTTCTTCTCTTATGCCATTGGACTGGGTGCCTTGACCGCACTAGGCAGCTACAACCGCTTCAACAACAACTGTTACCA GGATGCATTTGTGCTGGCCCTCATTAACAGTGGAACAAGCTTCTTTGCAGGCTTTGTTGTGTTCTCTGTGTTGGGCTTCATGGCAGCAGAACAAGGTGTGGACATCAGTAAGGTTGCGGAGAGTG GACCTGGCCTGGCGTTTATAGCTTACCCGAAGGCAGTGACCTTGATGCCTGTTGCACCACTCTGGGCAGCACTCTTCTTCTTTATGTTGCTCGTATTGGGTCTGGACAGCCAG TTTGTCGGAGTAGAGGGCCTGATAACCGGAATCATGGACATGCTTCCTCCCAAGTCTGCACTGGGCTCCTTGCGGCGAGAAGTCGTAGCTGCCATCTGCTGTGTCATCTGCTTCATCATTGACCTGTCCTTTGTCACAGAG GGAGGCATGTATGTCTTCCAGTTATTTGACTACTACTCTGCCAGTGGCATCACTCTGCTGTGGCAGGCTTTCTGGGAATGTGTGGTGATTGCTTGGGTGTATG GTGCAGACCGTTTCATGGATGATGTGGCACGGATGATTGGCTATCATCCCCTTCCCTACATGAAGTGGTGTTGGTCCTACATTACTCCCCTCCTCTGCATG GGAGTGTTCTTCTTCCATGTGGTGAACTACAAACCCTTAACATACAACAACGTGTACACTTACCCCTTGTGGGGTGAATTGTTTGGCTGGGTATTAGCCCTTTCCTCCATGCTTTGTATCCCACTTACTGTTGTCTACAAGTTGCTGCGCTGCAAAGGACCAATGCGTGAG CGCTGGCAGCACCTGACCACCCCAGTTTGGGGCAGACATCACCTGGAGTACCTTGCCCCAGAGAGCGAGGCCAAGCTACTGCCTCTTGTAGGATGCAAGAATGACCATCTCTTCGAAAGTGCCGTCTga
- the slc26a6l2 gene encoding solute carrier family 26 member 6, translating into MEEKGCSSVEYSVQRLVLDELCLDQVAKKGNWSTKPTFREQLKSFFRCSVPRAKEIVLRWVPVLGWLPKYSIKKNALGDLISGCSVSIMHLPQGMAYALLASLPPVFGLYTSLFPVLVYFIFGTSKHISIGTFAVISIMIGSVTERLAPDSNFLINGTNGTGSVNLDERDAYRVQIACSLTLLVGLFQILLGIVRFGFVVTYLSEPLVRGYTTASACHVLGSQLKYLFGVNPVRFSGPLSLIYTLVEICRLIPQTVIPELVVSLVALAVLIVVKEINERYRQKLPLPIPIELVVIIAATIISHFGGLPEKYSIDVVGAIPSGLQAPRPPDATLFSALIGDAFALAIVGYAIAISLGKTFALKHGYQVDSNQELVALGLSNTIGSCFQCYTVTCSMSRSLVQESTGGKTQVAGLISSVVVLITVLKIGSLFEDLPKAVLSTIVFVNLKGMFKQFMDVPMLWKTDKVDLLVWLVTFVSTILLNLDLGLAVSIAFSLLTVIFRTQLPRYSILGQVPGTNLYLDIDSYKEAKEIPGIKIFRSSATIYYTNAEMYLEALQEKSGIRIAKLLAAKKNEAEIVKKQNKKAKNDQNHQRASNRLNRIFSFGKTKTPAEVKGNNFKPGEAPNLIECPAHELGKGHVNNAYESDTCDNKSNMASQQSDTITQASKDSDDKICPTDIPHSLILDLSTTIFLDTVAVKTLKNIFRDLGEIGVGVYLSECQARVVEELERASFFSASIPKSRIFATIHDAVLHILDKMGQTDNFHDVFFITEM; encoded by the exons ATGGAGGAAAAGGGATGTTCTTCTGTGGAGTATTCTGTGCAACGTCTGGTTCTAGATGAGTTATGTCTGGATCAAGTGGCAAAAAAGGGCAACTGGTCCACAAAGCCAACCTTCAGAGAACAGCTGAAAAGCTTCTTcag GTGCTCAGTACCCCGTGCAAAGGAAATAGTATTGCGCTGGGTACCTGTCCTTGGCTGGTTGCCTAAAtactccattaaaaaaaatgcactcggGGATTTGATCTCTGGCTGCAGTGTGAGCATCATGCATCTACCACAGG GTATGGCGTATGCTCTTTTAGCTTCTTTGCCCCCCGTGTTTGGCCTGTACACCTCACTCTTCCCAGTGCTGGTGTATTTCATCTTTGGCACTTCCAAACACATTTCCATTG gtACCTTTGCAGTGATCAGTATCATGATTGGAAGTGTGACAGAGCGGCTGGCTCCTGACAGTAACTTTCTAATTAATGGTACTAATGGCACAGGAAGTGTAAACTTGGATGAACGGGATGCTTACAGAGTCCAGATAGCCTGTTCACTGACACTCCTGGTAGGGTTGTTTCAG ATACTGTTAGGTATAGTGAGGTTTGGTTTTGTAGTCACTTACTTATCGGAGCCACTGGTCCGAGGCTACACCACAGCGTCAGCGTGTCATGTGTTGGGTTCCCAGCTGAAATATTTGTTTGGTGTCAATCCAGTTCGCTTCTCCGGTCCTCTCTCACTAATTTAT ACTCTGGTGGAAATCTGTCGCTTGATACCTCAGACAGTAATACCTGAACTGGTAGTGAGTCTGGTGGCGCTCGCTGTTCTCATTGTGGTCAAAGAGATTAATGAACGCTATAGGCAGAAGCTGCCCCTGCCTATACCCATAGAACTCGTAGTG ATTATAGCGGCAACAATCATATCTCATTTTGGGGGCCTTCCGGAAAAATACAGCATTGACGTTGTTGGCGCGATACCGAGTGG GCTTCAGGCCCCCAGACCCCCTGACGCGACACTCTTCTCTGCGCTGATAGGCGATGCATTTGCCCTGGCCATTGTGGGCTACGCCATAGCGATTTCTCTCGGTAAAACGTTTGCTCTCAAACATGGCTACCAGGTGGATAGCAACCAG GAGCTGGTAGCTCTCGGACTTAGCAACACCATTGGCAGCTGTTTTCAGTGTTATACCGTGACTTGCTCAATGTCTCGAAGCCTTGTCCAAGAAAGCACTGGAGGAAAGACACAA GTCGCTGGACTGATTTCTTCTGTTGTCGTTCTGATAACAGTGTTGAAAATAGGATCTCTTTTTGAAGATCTCCCCAAG GCTGTCTTATCGACTATCGTGTTTGTGAACTTAAAAGGAATGTTTAAGCAGTTTATGGACGTGCCTATGCTGTGGAAGACCGACAAGGTTGATCTG CTTGTGTGGCTGGTAACCTTCGTAAGCACCATTCTGCTTAATTTGGACTTGGGTTTGGCAGTCTCCATTGCCTTCTCTCTGTTGACGGTTATCTTCAGGACCCAACT GCCACGCTATTCGATCTTGGGCCAAGTGCCAGGCACCAATTTGTATCTGGATATCGACTCATACAAGGAG GCTAAAGAAATTCCTGGAATTAAAATCTTCCGTTCTTCTGCAACTATCTATTACACCAATGCTGAGATGTACTTGGAGGCCTTACAAGAGAAA AGCGGCATTCGAATCGCAAAGCTGCTGGCAGCAAAGAAAAATGAAGCAGAAATAGTGAAGAAACAGAACAAGAAAGCCAAAAATGACCAAAACCACCAG aGGGCCAGCAATCGCCTCAATCGCATATTCTCTTTTGGAAAGACAAAAACCCCTGCAGAAGTAAAAGGAAACAATTTCAAGCCTGGCGAAGCCCCAAACTTGATAGAATGTCCAGCTCATGAACTGGGGAAAGGCCATGTGAACAATGCTTATGAATCTGACACATGTGACAATAAATCCAACATGGCGTCCCAGCAGTCAGACACCATCACTCAGGCTTCAAAGGACAGTGACGACAAGATATGCCCCACTGACATTCCTCACAGCCTCATTTTGGACCTCTCAACAACCATTTTTTTAGACACCGTGGCTGTCAAGACCTTGAAAAAT ATATTCAGGGACTTGGGAGAAATTGGTGTTGGGGTCTATCTCAGTGAATGTCAAG CCCGTGTGGTGGAGGAGCTGGAAAGAGCAAGTTTCTTCTCCGCATCCATCCCAAAGAGCAGGATTTTTGCCACTATTCACGATGCAGTGCTTCACATCCTGGATAAAATGGGACAGACCGACAACTTCCAC GATGTTTTCTTCATCACCGAGATGTGA
- the LOC144080344 gene encoding sodium- and chloride-dependent creatine transporter 1-like, translating into MEAGDLFERGGESFNPLVPMCDVSPSCDANGTAEIVSLDQHKASEEEKEREQWTRQMDFIMSCVGFAVGLGNVWRFPYLCYKNGGGVFLIPYLLVVFIGGIPVFFLEIALGQFMKQGGLAAWNIAPLFQGLGLASMVIVFFCNTYYIMVLVWGLYFLYHSFTNELPWATCGNPWNTHKCTLNFSRSCNDSEASSNVFSNMSIHRNSCATEDMHSPVIEFWEHKVLHLSNGLHEPGKVNYEVAVCLIITWIIVYFCVWKGVKSTGKVIYFTALFPYVVLFILLVHGVTLPGALDGIVYYLKPDWSKLKEAQVWVDAGTQIFFSYAIGLGALTALGSYNRFHYNCYQDVFVLAVINSGTSFFAGFVVFSVLGFMAAEQGVDISHVAESGPGLAFIAYPKAVTLMPFAPFWAALFFFMLLVLGLDSQFVGVEGFLTGIMDMIPHNLSKRYLRREVMAAICCGVCLLIDVAMITEGGMYVFQLFDYYSASGITLLWQAFWECVVIAWVYGADRFMGDVVRMIGYKPLPYMKWCWSYITPLVCIGVFLFHVLNYTPLTYNNVYTYPLWGELFGWALALSSMLCIPLTAIYKLLRSHGSLRERWMRLISPRWGRHHLEIFLAENEAVLQADSKSIRLSESVI; encoded by the exons ATGGAAGCAGGAGACCTTTTTGAAAGAGGTGGGGAGTCTTTTAACCCCCTAGTGCCAATGTGTGATGTAAGCCCATCATGCGATGCAAATGGAACAGCTGAAATAGTGTCACTGGACCAGCATAAAGCCTCTGAagaggagaaagaaagagaacaaTGGACCAGACAAATGGACTTCATCatgtcctgcgtgggttttgctGTAGGCTTGGGCAATGTGTGGCGCTTTCCTTACCTTTGCTACAAGAATGGAGGAG GTGTTTTCCTCATCCCCTACTTGCTGGTAGTGTTCATTGGGGGCATTCCCGTCTTCTTCCTGGAAATTGCTTTGGGACAATTCATGAAGCAGGGAGGGCTTGCCGCCTGGAACATTGCACCTCTTTTCCAAG GGTTGGGGTTGGCCTCAATGGTGATTGTGTTCTTCTGCAACACCTACTACATCATGGTTCTGGTGTGGGGTCTCTACTTTCTCTACCATTCTTTCACCAATGAACTTCCATGGGCCACCTGTGGAAACCCTTGGAACACCCACAAGTGTACATTGAACTTCAGTCGATCCTGCAACGACAGCGAAGCCTCATCAAACGTGTTCTCAAACATGTCAATCCATCGTAACAGCTGCGCAACGGAAGACATGCACTCCCCAGTCATCGAGTTTTGGGA GCACAAAGTTCTCCATCTGTCTAATGGGCTTCATGAGCCTGGTAAAGTCAACTACGAGGTAGCAGTGTGCCTCATTATTACCTGGATCATTGTTTACTTCTGCGTATGGAAAGGGGTCAAATCCACAGGGAAG GTCATATATTTCACTGCTCTGTTTCCATATGTGGTTCTGTTTATTCTTTTGGTACATGGCGTCACCCTACCTGGAGCACTAGATGGGATTGTGTACTACCTGAAACCGGACTGGTCAAAACTAAAAGAAGCACAG GTTTGGGTTGACGCTGGTACCCAGATTTTCTTCTCCTACGCCATCGGTTTGGGTGCACTGACTGCACTGGGCAGCTACAACCGCTTCCATTACAACTGTTACCA AGATGTGTTCGTGCTGGCGGTCATTAACAGCGGGACCAGCTTTTTTGCGGGCTTTGTTGTGTTCTCTGTGTTGGGCTTCATGGCAGCAGAGCAAGGTGTGGACATTAGTCATGTAGCAGAAAGTG GACCCGGGCTAGCCTTTATAGCCTACCCCAAGGCTGTAACTTTGATGCCGTTTGCACCATTCTGGGCAGCACTCTTCTTTTTTATGTTGCTCGTATTGGGCTTGGACAGTCAG TTTGTTGGAGTTGAGGGTTTCCTAACCGGAATCATGGACATGATTCCTCATAATTTGTCCAAGCGATACTTGCGGCGAGAGGTGATGGCAGCCATCTGCTGTGGCGTCTGCCTCCTCATTGATGTAGCCATGATCACTGAG GGAGGGATGTATGTGTTCCAGCTGTTTGATTACTACTCTGCAAGTGGTATCACTCTGCTGTGGCAGGCTTTCTGGGAGTGTGTGGTCATCGCTTGGGTCTATG GAGCGGACCGTTTCATGGGCGATGTGGTTCGCATGATTGGGTATAAGCCCCTCCCCTACATGAAGTGGTGCTGGTCCTACATCACACCCCTTGTCTGCATT GGAGTGTTTCTCTTCCACGTCCTAAACTACACACCTCTAACATACAACAATGTGTACACATACCCATTGTGGGGTGAACTTTTTGGCTGGGCTTTGGCCCTTTCTTCCATGCTGTGTATCCCCCTCACTGCTATCTACAAGCTGCTTCGCTCCCATGGATCACTGCGGGAG CGATGGATGCGCCTCATATCTCCAAGATGGGGCAGGCATCACCTGGAGATATTTCTTGCCGAGAATGAGGCCGTACTACAGGCGGATTCCAAGAGTATTCGTCTCTCTGAAAGTGTTATCTGA